A window of the Actinobacillus genomosp. 1 genome harbors these coding sequences:
- a CDS encoding L-ribulose-5-phosphate 3-epimerase has translation MRKHKLGIYEKALPKNISWQDRLSIAKACGFDFVEMSVDETDERLARLDWTKEQRIELVKAIINTGVTIPSICLSGHRRFPFGSRDEATRQKAYEIMEKAIQLAVDLGIRTIQLAGYDVYYEEQDEGTIERFQQGLEWATELAASNQVTLAVEIMDTKFMSSIKRWKKWDEIIKSPWFTVYPDIGNVSAWNDDIEAEFALGIDKISAIHLKDTYKVTETCKGQFRDVPFGDGCVDFKGFFEILAKLNYRGAFLIEMWTEKAEEPIAEIINARRWIEQKMKEGGFQC, from the coding sequence ATGAGAAAACATAAGTTGGGAATTTACGAAAAAGCATTACCTAAAAATATTTCTTGGCAAGACAGACTTTCGATTGCTAAAGCGTGCGGTTTTGATTTTGTCGAAATGTCCGTAGATGAAACGGATGAACGTTTAGCTCGCTTAGATTGGACTAAAGAACAACGAATCGAATTAGTCAAAGCGATCATCAATACCGGCGTGACTATTCCGTCAATATGTTTATCCGGTCATCGCCGTTTCCCGTTCGGTTCTCGTGATGAGGCCACTCGTCAAAAAGCCTATGAAATCATGGAAAAGGCAATCCAACTTGCGGTGGATTTAGGTATTCGTACCATTCAATTAGCCGGTTACGACGTGTATTACGAAGAACAAGACGAAGGCACGATTGAACGTTTCCAACAAGGCTTAGAATGGGCGACGGAATTGGCGGCAAGTAATCAAGTGACCCTTGCGGTAGAGATTATGGATACCAAGTTTATGAGTTCGATTAAACGTTGGAAAAAATGGGACGAAATTATCAAGTCTCCATGGTTTACCGTTTATCCGGATATCGGCAACGTTTCGGCTTGGAATGATGATATTGAAGCGGAATTTGCCTTAGGTATTGATAAAATCTCAGCAATTCATTTAAAAGATACCTATAAAGTTACCGAAACTTGCAAAGGACAATTCCGTGACGTACCGTTCGGTGACGGTTGTGTGGACTTCAAAGGTTTCTTCGAGATCTTGGCAAAATTAAATTATCGTGGTGCATTCTTAATTGAAATGTGGACGGAAAAAGCGGAAGAACCAATTGCGGAAATTATTAATGCCCGCCGTTGGATTGAACAAAAAATGAAAGAGGGTGGTTTCCAATGCTAA
- a CDS encoding L-ribulose-5-phosphate 4-epimerase translates to MLTELSPKLLAMRDRVFKANLELPKYKLVTFTWGNVSEIDRETGYVAIKPSGVEYETMKPEDIVFVDLQGNRVFGDKKPSSDTATHLEFYRQFPNIGGVVHTHSRHATAWAQAGEDILALGTTQGDYFYGSVPCTRRMTPEEIAGEYELETGKVVVETFRKRGIDPDMVPGVLVHSHGPFTWGKDAHDAVHNSVVLEEVAYMNFVSHQIRPNIGSMQQELLDKHYLRKHGANAYYGQ, encoded by the coding sequence ATGCTAACAGAATTATCTCCAAAATTACTTGCGATGCGTGATCGCGTATTTAAAGCGAATCTTGAATTACCAAAATATAAATTAGTCACCTTTACTTGGGGTAACGTGAGTGAAATCGACCGTGAAACCGGTTATGTGGCGATTAAACCTTCCGGTGTAGAATATGAAACAATGAAACCGGAAGATATCGTATTTGTCGATTTACAAGGCAACCGAGTATTCGGTGATAAAAAACCGTCTTCCGATACGGCAACCCATTTAGAATTTTACCGTCAATTCCCGAATATCGGTGGCGTAGTGCATACCCATTCACGTCACGCAACCGCATGGGCGCAAGCCGGTGAAGATATTCTTGCTTTAGGCACAACACAAGGGGACTACTTCTACGGTTCGGTACCTTGCACACGCCGAATGACACCGGAAGAAATTGCCGGCGAATACGAATTAGAAACCGGTAAAGTAGTGGTGGAAACCTTCCGTAAACGCGGTATTGATCCGGATATGGTGCCGGGCGTATTAGTTCACTCGCACGGGCCTTTCACTTGGGGTAAAGATGCGCACGATGCGGTGCATAATTCCGTAGTGTTGGAAGAAGTGGCGTATATGAATTTCGTTAGTCACCAAATTCGCCCTAATATCGGCTCAATGCAACAAGAATTACTTGATAAACATTACCTACGCAAACACGGTGCTAATGCCTATTACGGTCAATAA
- a CDS encoding FKBP-type peptidyl-prolyl cis-trans isomerase produces MALDFNAVALETTEAKGGYGIGLQIGQQLLSSGMEVDAEAVARGINDVLNQNPPAIDLNEVTQALQELGARAEAAQAEAFKAIEADNKAFLEENKKAKGVVVTESGLQYEVLTEGTGAKPTAASSVRVHYTGSLIDGTVFDSSVKRGTPAEFPVGGVIKGWTEALQLMTVGSKWRLTIPQELAYGERGAGASIPPFATLIFEVELLDIL; encoded by the coding sequence ATGGCATTAGATTTCAATGCGGTAGCTTTAGAAACAACGGAAGCAAAGGGCGGTTACGGTATCGGTTTACAAATCGGTCAGCAGTTATTAAGTAGCGGTATGGAAGTGGATGCGGAAGCGGTTGCACGCGGTATCAATGATGTATTAAATCAAAACCCACCGGCAATTGACCTTAACGAAGTCACTCAAGCGTTACAAGAGTTAGGCGCACGTGCGGAAGCAGCACAAGCGGAAGCATTTAAAGCGATTGAAGCGGACAACAAAGCGTTCTTAGAAGAAAACAAGAAAGCAAAAGGCGTGGTGGTTACCGAATCGGGTTTACAATATGAAGTCTTAACCGAAGGTACGGGCGCAAAACCGACAGCGGCAAGTTCCGTTCGTGTACACTATACCGGTTCTTTAATTGACGGTACGGTATTCGATAGCTCGGTAAAACGCGGTACGCCGGCGGAATTCCCGGTCGGCGGCGTGATTAAAGGCTGGACTGAAGCGTTACAGTTGATGACGGTCGGTTCAAAATGGCGTTTAACCATTCCGCAAGAGTTAGCTTACGGTGAACGTGGTGCAGGCGCATCAATTCCTCCGTTTGCTACCTTAATTTTTGAAGTGGAATTATTAGATATTCTATAA